A window of Ipomoea triloba cultivar NCNSP0323 chromosome 2, ASM357664v1 contains these coding sequences:
- the LOC116011369 gene encoding ultraviolet-B receptor UVR8: MMLHSLKRWRIPPSGILIGLTRRWICTDGGTTVMSFGDGSHGALGLPMSIPGLGSDAYEPTPVPGLPRDVTGIAAGHFHSLAVTREGHVYAWGRNTEGQLGRDRISPRETWNEPKRVEGLEKVRVRAAFASGVVSAALGEDGSLWVWGSSKRGQLGLGEGITETVVPTRVETLLGEYIVKVSLGWGHALAMTRSGKLFGWGYYADGRIGKIGKELEISPLESNSSEFKSVEAAEQSVLEAMEKEKDMPTIWNPGLVEELQGLKVEDVACGLDHSLVVCSDGTLFSGGSNAYGQLGRTNQDLGMQPVDIGLRTLNIASGLGHSLAVCEVPSSEGPKVFSWGWNQSCQLGRRGPGHIPQQVEGLDGEIPKLVSAGRAHSLVLTAKNEVWAWGCGKNGRLGLCSSADESEPMLVDFSQGFEAWEAMAGLDHSLVLGKIIC; the protein is encoded by the exons ATGATGCTGCATTCACTAAAGAGATGGAGAATCCCGCCGTCCGGCATTTTGATCGGACTGACTAGGCGGTGGATATGCACCGACGGGGGAACAACCGTGATGAGCTTCGGCGATGGAAGCCACGGGGCTTTGGGCCTGCCGATGTCCATACCGGGCTTAGGCTCCGACGCCTACGAGCCTACTCCCGTTCCAGGCCTCCCACGTGATGTCACCGGCATCGCCGCCGGCCATTTCCACTCCCTCGCCGTCACTCGTGAGGGCCATGTTTATGCCTGGGGCCGTAACACCGAAGGTCAGCTCGGTCGTGATCGTATTTCTCCTAG AGAGACATGGAATGAACCAAAGAGGGTAGAAGGGCTAGAAAAAGTGAGAGTTCGAGCTGCGTTTGCCTCAGGTGTTGTGTCTGCTGCCCTTGGAGAAGATGGATCTCTGTGGGTCTGGGGAAGTTCCAAACGGGGGCAGCTAGGGCTAGGGGAAGGAATAACCGAAACTGTTGTACCCACCAGGGTTGAAACACTACTTGGAGAATATATAGTTAAG GTATCACTTGGTTGGGGGCATGCTCTAGCAATGACTAGAAGTGGGAAATTGTTTGGCTGGGGATACTATGCAGATGGTAGAATAGGGAAGATTGGGAAAGAGTTGGAGATCTCCCCACTGGAATCTAATTCATCTGAATTTAAATCAGTGGAAGCTGCCGAGCAGTCAGTCTTGGAAGCCatggagaaggaaaaagatATGCCTACTATATGGAATCCTGGTTTGGTTGAGGAGCTACAAGgtttgaaagttgaagatgtGGCTTGTGGGCTTGACCACTCTTTGGTTGTTTGCA GTGATGGCACTCTGTTTAGTGGTGGAAGCAATGCATATGGGCAGTTAGGCAGGACAAATCAAGATTTGGGGATGCAGCCTGTTGACATAGGTTTACGTACCCTAAACATAGCTTCAGGTTTAGGACACTCTTTGGCTGTTTGCGAAGTTCCCTCATCAGAAGGACCAAAAGTTTTTTCATGGGGATGGAACCAAAGTTGTCAACTTGGCAGGCGAGGTCCAGGCCACATTCCTCAGCAGGTCGAGGGGCTGGATGGTGAGATACCAAAATTGGTTTCAGCAGGACGTGCACATTCCCTTGTTCTCACGGCTAAGAATGAAGTTTGGGCGTGGGGCTGTGGTAAAAATGGGAGACTAGGATTGTGCAGTTCAGCAGATGAATCTGAACCCATGTTAGTTGACTTTTCTCAAGGTTTTGAGGCTTGGGAAGCCATGGCTGGCTTAGATCATAGTCTTGTTCTTGGGAAAATCATATGTTAG
- the LOC116009907 gene encoding chlorophyll a-b binding protein 8, chloroplastic codes for MAAQALISSSSITSSAEVARQVLGGRPLQSSRKVSFVVRASSSTPPVKQGADRPLWFASKQSLSYLDGSLPGDYGFDPLGLSDPEGTGGFIEPKWLAYGEIINGRFAMLGAAGAIAPEILGKAGLIPAETALPWFKTGVIPPAGTYNYWADPYTLFVLEMALMGFAEHRRFQDWAKPGSMGKQYFLGLEKGLGGSGDPAYPGGPLFNPLGFGKDEKSMKDLKLKEVKNGRLAMLAILGYFIQGLVTGVGPYQNLLDHLADPVNNNILTNLKFH; via the exons ATGGCAGCACAGGCTTTGATCTCTTCTTCTTCCATCACCTCTTCTGCAGAGGTTGCTAGGCAGGTTCTTGGAGGAAGGCCTCTCCAATCTTCCAGGAAAGTTTCCTTTGTTGTAAGGGCTTCTTCTTCTACTCCCCCTGTcaag CAAGGAGCAGATAGGCCTCTCTGGTTTGCATCCAAACAGAGCCTTAGCTACTTGGATGGCAG CCTTCCTGGTGACTATGGCTTTGATCCACTGGGGCTCTCAGACCCGGAAGGGACCGGAGGTTTCATTGAGCCGAAATGGCTAGCATATGGAGAGATCATCAACGGGCGTTTCGCCATGTTGGGAGCAGCAGGGGCTATTGCACCAGAGATTCTTGGAAAGGCGGGGCTTATTCCAGCTGAAACCGCCCTCCCATGGTTCAAGACCGGAGTAATTCCTCCTGCAGGAACATACAACTACTGGGCTGATCCCTACACTCTATTCGTTCTGGAGATGGCTCTCATGGGATTCGCAGAGCACCGGAGATTCCAGGACTGGGCAAAACCAGGTTCAATGGGGAAGCAGTACTTCCTAGGACTAGAGAAAGGCTTAGGAGGCTCAGGCGATCCGGCATACCCCGGTGGACCTCTCTTCAACCCCCTTGGATTTGGAAAGGATGAGAAATCAATGAAGGATTTGAAGCTGAAGGAAGTGAAGAATGGAAGATTGGCAATGTTGGCCATCCTGGGATACTTCATCCAAGGTTTGGTGACTGGTGTTGGCCCATACCAAAACCTTCTTGACCATTTGGCTGATCCTGTCAACAACAACATCTTGACCAACCTTAAATTCCACTAA
- the LOC116009906 gene encoding elongation factor Ts, mitochondrial, giving the protein MGFSRGVKRPIEILYKRLKGPLQFGHEYSTLTIRGNITNKIGGSTNLYTSRYASGSFEFGFPARRYSTDVSALDQMGLIKLLRERTSAPIKEVKAALVGSNWDIEVAQKELRKRGMVLASKKSSRTAAEGFLALAQNERKAALIELNCETDFVARNEIFQYLALSLAKSALCVEGSQLASGTLPFGPEYLEDVKLSLDHPKLNGEKTVQNAITELAAMMGENVKLRRGFAIAHPSQGVMSTYLHTSPQQGIGRIAGILSLEVEDANTPLDAVQRIGSELAMHVVAAKPLFLTKEDVSSDALDNEREILKSQAESTAKSAMAIEKMVEGRLRKYYEDVVFLEQKFVVNDKLNVKTLLSNLSKEVGSPVKIGSFLRVEVGEGLQGLEECSGTEPSAQAA; this is encoded by the exons ATGGGATTCTCTCGAGGTGTTAAACGTCCCATTGAGATCCTGTACAAGAGGTTAAAGGGCCCTTTACAATTCGGGCATGAGTACTCCACCCTGACAATCAGAGGAAATATCACTAACAAAATTGGTGGAAGTACAAACTTATATACCTCCAGATATGCTAGTGGGAGCTTTGAATTTGGATTCCCCGCTAGGAGATACTCAACTGATGTTTCTGCTTTAGACCAGATGGGTTTGATAAAGCTCCTGAGGGAACGAACCAGTGCACCCATAAAAGAAGTCAAGGCTGCTCTTGTTGGGAGCAATTGGGACATTG AGGTGGCACAAAAAGAACTAAGAAAAAGAGGAATGGTTCTGGCGTCAAAGAAGTCATCTCGAACTGCTGCTGAAGGTTTTCTTGCTTTAGCACAGAATGAAAGAAAGGCTGCTCTAATCGAACTTAACTGTGAAACAGATTTTGTTGCAAGGAATGAAATTTTTCAGTATTTG GCTTTATCTTTGGCAAAATCAGCATTGTGTGTTGAGGGCTCACAACTGGCATCTGGTACACTTCCTTTTGGACCTGAATATTTGGAG GATGTGAAGCTTAGTCTTGATCACCCCAAATTAAATGGAGAGAAAACTGTTCAAAATGCAATAACTGAACTGGCTGCAATGATGGGGGAAAATGTTAAACTTAGAAGGGGCTTTGCAATAGCCCATCCCTCACAGGGTGTCATGTCTACATATTTACATACCAGCCCCCAGCAAG GCATTGGACGCATTGCTGGGATTTTATCTCTTGAAGTAGAGGATGCAAATACTCCCTTGGATGCTGTTCAGCGCATTGGATCAGAACTAGCAATGCATGTAGTGGCAGCAAAGCCATTGTTCTTAACCAAGGAAGATGTTTCTTCTGATGCACTAGACAATGAACGCGAGATTCTCAAATCGCAG gCGGAAAGTACAGCCAAATCTGCAATGGCTATAGAGAAAATGGTTGAAGGTCGCCTGCGGAAATACTATGAGGATGTAGTATTTTTGGAGCAGAAATTTGTTGTGAATGACAAACTAAATGTAAAG ACATTATTGAGTAATCTATCCAAGGAAGTGGGTTCACCTGTAAAGATAGGAAGCTTTCTTAGAGTGGAAGTCGGAGAAGGCCTTCAGGG GCTTGAAGAATGTAGTGGCACTGAACCTTCAGCTCAGGCAGCTTGA